The following coding sequences lie in one Niabella agricola genomic window:
- a CDS encoding glycosyltransferase has protein sequence MKIIRLSTFLDYGGIESKMVKLSSHEDFDNEWVFMALGKGGKAADAIARNGKRVVCLNLDHRIPAFTTIWGLSRSLKNEKPDVLHTSGAEANFFGFIAGKIAGIPKIIVEEIGIATQSRIGRLIFKYIFRNSSIAVGESKIVLNNIKEKYGLTNDRVKVIYNFGTFDYDFRGLTANKKNNFFQIIMVSRLEPVKNITGVLHVMAKLVHVDHIHINLVILGSGSLEVDLRNEVKSLDIEDYVDFKGLVEDPYPYLLQSDLYILNSFSEGFSNALLEAMYCKVPSLSTNVGVAPEIINDGVNGFIVPADDTDALYERLRKVVTLPKEELLEVGLSGYECVVSMFSLDKHIKELMEIYI, from the coding sequence ATGAAGATTATTCGTTTGTCAACTTTTTTAGATTATGGTGGTATCGAGTCTAAAATGGTCAAACTTTCATCCCATGAAGATTTTGATAATGAGTGGGTGTTTATGGCGCTTGGAAAGGGCGGAAAGGCTGCTGACGCAATTGCGAGGAATGGCAAAAGAGTAGTTTGTCTTAATTTAGATCATCGGATTCCTGCCTTCACAACGATCTGGGGACTGTCGCGGTCGTTAAAAAATGAGAAGCCAGATGTTTTGCATACCTCAGGCGCGGAGGCTAACTTTTTTGGATTTATTGCAGGGAAAATTGCTGGTATTCCAAAAATAATCGTTGAGGAGATAGGGATAGCAACCCAATCCAGAATAGGAAGATTGATCTTTAAGTATATTTTTAGGAATTCTTCAATTGCTGTCGGAGAATCTAAAATTGTTTTAAACAATATAAAGGAGAAGTATGGTTTAACGAACGATAGGGTAAAAGTAATTTACAATTTTGGAACCTTTGATTATGATTTCCGCGGATTGACGGCAAATAAAAAGAATAATTTCTTCCAGATCATAATGGTTTCTCGTCTTGAACCTGTTAAAAATATTACAGGTGTTTTACATGTTATGGCTAAGTTGGTTCATGTAGATCATATTCACATTAACCTTGTGATTCTTGGATCTGGTTCTCTTGAAGTCGATCTAAGAAATGAAGTCAAGTCTCTCGATATAGAAGATTACGTCGATTTTAAGGGGCTTGTTGAGGATCCATACCCGTATCTTTTGCAATCAGATTTATATATTCTTAACTCTTTTTCTGAGGGATTCTCAAATGCTTTGTTGGAAGCGATGTATTGCAAAGTCCCATCACTTAGCACGAATGTAGGAGTTGCTCCTGAAATTATTAATGACGGAGTTAACGGGTTTATTGTGCCAGCAGATGATACTGACGCATTGTATGAGCGGCTACGTAAGGTTGTGACCTTACCTAAAGAAGAATTACTTGAAGTAGGTTTGAGTGGATATGAATGTGTTGTGAGTATGTTCTCCCTGGACAAGCACATCAAAGAATTGATGGAAATTTACATCTAG
- a CDS encoding glycosyltransferase family 2 protein: MEGEDLLVSIIIITYNSGDYVLETLDSVKEQTYQNIELIISDDGSFDDTVTLCEKWLSFNMERFVRTKLLVADQNRGIPANCNNGIKSSSGSIVKLLAGDDVFYNTAIEDCVKLFKTSRFDLLQTNATVFKGALNAPGMKDDWVAARLDRLFFELAPRQQYKVLKYRNFLHAPGVFFNSDIFKKIQFDEDFALIEDYPFWIMAAKGGLRISYSTILTVKYRIHDQSVQYTGKPFASEKKINMLSAILSKYYSDYQYSLSRLNHLCYILLDRMGANVNNKLSRTIYSVLENITRFSVHLYMKWLLWFSSSDSRPITRKSS; encoded by the coding sequence GTGGAAGGGGAAGATCTTCTTGTATCGATAATAATCATTACCTATAATTCAGGTGACTATGTTCTGGAAACATTGGACAGTGTAAAAGAGCAAACATATCAAAATATCGAATTGATAATTTCAGATGATGGTTCATTTGATGATACGGTAACACTCTGCGAAAAATGGCTTTCGTTCAATATGGAACGATTTGTAAGAACTAAGTTATTGGTTGCAGATCAAAACAGGGGTATTCCGGCAAATTGCAACAATGGTATAAAATCAAGTAGCGGTAGCATTGTTAAGTTATTAGCAGGAGATGATGTTTTTTACAATACAGCAATAGAAGATTGTGTAAAGCTCTTTAAAACCAGTCGGTTCGATCTATTGCAAACGAACGCAACAGTTTTTAAAGGGGCTTTAAATGCACCGGGTATGAAAGACGATTGGGTGGCTGCGAGATTGGATAGACTTTTTTTTGAGCTAGCTCCCAGGCAACAATATAAGGTTCTAAAATACAGAAACTTTTTGCATGCTCCGGGAGTTTTTTTTAATTCAGATATTTTTAAAAAAATTCAGTTTGATGAGGATTTTGCACTTATCGAAGATTATCCGTTTTGGATAATGGCCGCCAAGGGCGGGCTGAGAATTTCTTATTCAACTATTTTAACGGTAAAATACAGAATACACGATCAATCGGTTCAATATACGGGAAAGCCCTTCGCCTCAGAAAAAAAAATTAATATGCTTTCGGCTATACTTTCAAAGTACTATAGCGACTATCAATATAGTTTATCCCGATTGAATCATTTATGCTACATTTTGCTGGATCGGATGGGCGCAAATGTCAACAACAAGCTAAGCAGAACCATTTATTCCGTCCTCGAGAATATTACGAGGTTTTCTGTTCATCTTTACATGAAATGGCTTCTATGGTTTTCCTCTTCTGATTCACGCCCTATCACCCGTAAGAGCTCATAG
- a CDS encoding O-antigen translocase has protein sequence MKNQHQQSSYRQLFKATSLFGGVQLVNIFIYVLRSKMIAILLGPAGMGVFGLFTTALNLIGGISGFGLGSSAVRAVAEANENGDTNRLLKTVAIVRKLVWITGVLGALMAIIFAPLLSKATFGTFNYTTAFYILSVSLLFNQLTVGQNVLLQGLRQLKYLAKANVLGAAISLFVSLPLYYWFRINGIVPAVVITAGAMMFIAWYFSRKMQIDKVWVSRKEIWGEGKEMLKIGFFLSLSSFVGLGESYLVRIFIGKMGTIEDVGFYNAGFMIIGTYVGMIFTAMSTDYYPRLAGIASKRDQLRNLVNQQAELAVLILAPILCIFLVFIHWGIIILYTNQFAPINGMVQWAALGMYFKAVTWAVGFIFLASGNAKLFFWSEMISIGTLLLCNITGYWLWGLEGLGISFLVGYIICFFQVSYWTRRFYLFFFEKRFWLVFLIQLNIGILCFLAVKFLAERWAYGVGGILIVVSASYSFFQIDKKIGLLNMIQRFIKEKKGS, from the coding sequence TTGAAGAATCAGCATCAGCAGTCCTCCTATCGTCAATTGTTTAAGGCTACTTCGTTGTTTGGGGGGGTACAATTAGTCAATATCTTTATTTATGTACTCCGTTCCAAAATGATTGCGATACTACTGGGTCCTGCAGGCATGGGTGTTTTTGGTTTGTTTACTACAGCCCTCAATCTTATAGGAGGTATTTCAGGGTTCGGATTGGGTAGTAGTGCAGTTAGAGCTGTAGCTGAGGCTAATGAAAATGGAGATACTAACAGGTTGCTAAAGACTGTTGCAATAGTTAGAAAATTGGTTTGGATTACCGGCGTTTTGGGAGCTTTAATGGCTATTATTTTTGCTCCATTGTTGAGCAAAGCGACATTTGGAACATTCAACTATACAACGGCTTTTTATATTCTTTCTGTCTCCCTGTTGTTTAATCAGCTTACTGTTGGTCAAAATGTGTTACTGCAAGGTTTACGGCAATTGAAGTATTTGGCAAAAGCGAATGTACTTGGGGCCGCAATTAGCTTGTTCGTTTCATTGCCTTTATATTATTGGTTTCGTATAAATGGTATAGTACCAGCAGTTGTTATAACAGCCGGGGCCATGATGTTTATAGCTTGGTACTTTTCACGTAAAATGCAAATTGACAAAGTTTGGGTAAGCAGAAAGGAGATTTGGGGAGAGGGAAAGGAGATGCTAAAAATCGGTTTTTTTTTAAGCTTAAGTAGCTTTGTCGGGTTGGGGGAATCATATCTTGTTCGCATTTTTATAGGTAAAATGGGCACTATAGAAGATGTCGGCTTTTATAATGCCGGATTTATGATTATTGGCACATACGTGGGCATGATATTTACGGCGATGTCGACAGACTATTATCCACGTTTAGCGGGCATTGCTTCCAAAAGAGATCAGTTACGCAATTTGGTTAATCAACAAGCTGAATTGGCAGTCTTAATATTGGCGCCTATTTTGTGTATCTTTTTGGTGTTTATTCACTGGGGAATAATAATACTGTATACGAATCAATTTGCGCCAATAAATGGCATGGTTCAATGGGCGGCTCTGGGCATGTACTTCAAAGCGGTGACTTGGGCTGTTGGTTTTATTTTTTTAGCATCGGGTAATGCAAAGCTTTTTTTTTGGAGTGAGATGATATCAATAGGAACCTTGTTACTATGTAATATTACTGGGTATTGGCTTTGGGGGTTGGAAGGTTTAGGAATCTCTTTTCTGGTAGGATATATCATATGTTTTTTTCAGGTTTCATATTGGACTAGGCGATTTTATTTGTTTTTTTTTGAGAAAAGATTTTGGCTAGTCTTCTTAATACAATTAAACATTGGGATATTATGCTTTTTAGCGGTGAAATTTTTGGCGGAACGATGGGCCTACGGGGTTGGGGGAATATTAATTGTTGTATCTGCATCATATTCCTTTTTCCAAATTGACAAAAAGATCGGGTTGCTAAATATGATACAACGTTTTATAAAAGAAAAGAAGGGAAGCTAG
- a CDS encoding acyltransferase has translation MFKKVIGKCFDRIKKYKKIFFYFLLPNLGAGKRIKYKSLPVVQQRLVITGKGCVEIGENCSFGFTLGGFNYKGIIELQPRFANAKIEIKDNVSMNNNVCIISANRVVIGSETLIGQNVFLMDFEAHGVALDGRKKIGEIGEINIGRNVWIGNNVLVLKNSCIGDNSVIAAGAVVSGRFPANVIIGGVPAKIIKQL, from the coding sequence ATGTTTAAAAAAGTAATAGGAAAATGTTTTGACAGAATAAAGAAGTATAAGAAAATATTTTTTTATTTTCTTCTGCCTAATTTAGGAGCAGGGAAAAGAATTAAGTATAAATCCTTGCCTGTTGTTCAGCAACGGCTAGTTATTACAGGGAAAGGGTGTGTTGAAATTGGAGAAAATTGTTCTTTTGGATTTACCTTAGGCGGATTTAATTACAAAGGAATAATCGAATTGCAACCTAGGTTTGCCAATGCTAAAATTGAAATAAAGGACAATGTTTCAATGAACAACAATGTATGCATCATTTCCGCAAATAGAGTGGTAATTGGGAGTGAGACATTGATTGGGCAAAATGTTTTTTTAATGGACTTCGAGGCCCATGGGGTCGCCCTCGATGGGAGAAAGAAAATAGGTGAAATAGGCGAAATTAATATTGGTCGAAATGTTTGGATAGGAAACAATGTTTTGGTGTTAAAAAATTCATGTATTGGAGATAATTCAGTGATTGCCGCAGGTGCAGTTGTTAGTGGCCGTTTTCCAGCAAATGTGATCATAGGAGGCGTGCCCGCAAAAATAATAAAGCAATTGTAA
- a CDS encoding DegT/DnrJ/EryC1/StrS family aminotransferase, with the protein MIKFLDLQKINLAHQQEIEDRLIKTFRSGWYLLGEELKNFEANLANYIATSNAIGVANGLDALRLIFKAYITLGAMREGDEVIVPANTYIASVLAVSDNRLKPVLVEPDINTYNIDVSKIEAAITARTKAIMLVHLYGRVAWSGDLKRLAETYNLKIIEDNAQAIGASFMGVKAGNLGDAAGLSFYPGKNLGALGDAGAVTTNDDRLAAAIRALANYGSNQKYVNIYQGLNSRLDEIQAAVLDVKLKYVDEENAIRRTIASRYIREIKNPAIILPEAPLDSAEHVWHLFVVRAKERDRLQAYLSENGIQTLIHYPVPPHKQEAYSEWSDLSFPITEQIHEEVLSLPISPVVTRDEVNNVIAVINQYV; encoded by the coding sequence ATGATTAAATTTCTTGATCTGCAAAAAATAAATCTTGCCCATCAGCAGGAAATAGAAGATCGGTTAATAAAAACATTCAGATCTGGGTGGTATTTATTGGGTGAGGAACTTAAAAATTTTGAAGCTAACCTGGCTAATTATATTGCAACTTCTAACGCTATCGGTGTTGCCAATGGTCTGGATGCCTTGCGTCTGATATTTAAAGCCTACATCACTTTAGGAGCAATGCGGGAAGGCGACGAGGTTATAGTGCCTGCCAACACTTATATCGCTTCTGTTTTGGCGGTAAGTGATAACCGCTTAAAGCCGGTGCTGGTAGAACCAGATATCAATACTTATAACATTGATGTTTCGAAAATTGAAGCAGCGATTACTGCCAGAACAAAGGCCATAATGCTGGTGCATTTGTACGGTCGGGTTGCCTGGTCGGGAGATCTGAAGCGTCTTGCTGAAACATATAACCTGAAAATTATAGAAGACAATGCACAAGCCATTGGAGCTTCGTTTATGGGAGTAAAAGCGGGGAATCTGGGGGACGCCGCCGGCCTTAGCTTTTATCCCGGGAAAAATTTAGGAGCATTGGGCGATGCGGGGGCTGTAACAACAAATGATGACAGGCTGGCCGCTGCTATACGAGCATTGGCAAATTACGGGTCTAATCAGAAATATGTAAATATCTACCAGGGGTTAAATTCCCGTTTGGATGAAATACAGGCTGCTGTGTTGGATGTTAAATTGAAGTATGTTGACGAAGAGAACGCAATTAGAAGAACGATTGCCAGCCGTTATATACGGGAGATAAAGAATCCTGCAATCATACTTCCGGAAGCACCTTTAGATAGCGCAGAACATGTTTGGCATTTGTTTGTAGTACGTGCAAAAGAGCGGGACCGGCTACAAGCGTACCTGTCAGAAAATGGAATACAAACATTGATTCACTATCCTGTTCCTCCACATAAACAGGAAGCATATAGCGAATGGAGTGACTTGTCTTTCCCCATTACGGAGCAAATACACGAGGAGGTATTGAGTTTGCCTATTAGTCCGGTGGTTACGAGGGATGAAGTGAATAATGTAATAGCTGTTATAAATCAGTATGTTTAA
- a CDS encoding acyltransferase — MAQIHPSAEVQSDKIGNGTTIWQFCVILKNATIGENCNINCQVFIENDVIIGNNVTIKSGVQVWDGVVLEDNVFIGPNVTFTNDLIPRSKRYPTAFLKTLVKKGASVGANATIVAGNTIGENALIGAGSVVTRDIPANTVWFGNPAKQKGIIDENGKIIYDKNND, encoded by the coding sequence ATGGCTCAAATCCATCCTTCGGCGGAGGTCCAATCTGACAAGATTGGCAATGGCACTACGATTTGGCAATTCTGCGTGATCTTAAAAAACGCGACCATTGGAGAGAACTGTAATATTAATTGCCAGGTTTTTATAGAAAATGATGTAATAATCGGGAATAACGTTACGATCAAATCCGGTGTTCAGGTCTGGGATGGCGTTGTATTGGAAGATAATGTATTTATTGGACCTAATGTGACCTTTACAAACGACCTGATTCCCCGTTCCAAACGATACCCCACAGCATTTTTGAAAACCCTTGTAAAAAAAGGAGCTTCTGTGGGGGCGAATGCTACGATTGTTGCCGGAAACACAATCGGTGAGAATGCACTTATTGGCGCAGGCAGCGTAGTAACCAGAGATATTCCCGCCAATACCGTTTGGTTTGGCAATCCGGCCAAACAAAAAGGTATAATTGATGAAAACGGTAAGATAATATACGATAAAAACAATGATTAA
- a CDS encoding sugar 3,4-ketoisomerase, which translates to MTKNLNVFDCSVIDLGKVGFDKGHLTIVENESHFPFAVKRVFYLYDIVGGESRGAHAHKECHQFLIAASGSFEISLDDGKFKRQVFINRPDMGLHIPPGIWASEMNFSSGAICLVLASHSYDENDYIRDYQVFLNFRNGSNPSFGGGPI; encoded by the coding sequence ATGACTAAAAACCTAAACGTGTTTGATTGTTCAGTTATTGACCTGGGAAAAGTTGGTTTCGATAAAGGCCATTTGACCATTGTAGAAAATGAAAGTCATTTCCCATTTGCAGTGAAGAGGGTGTTTTATTTATATGATATTGTAGGTGGAGAAAGCAGGGGCGCACATGCACATAAAGAATGCCATCAATTTTTAATTGCAGCCAGCGGCAGCTTTGAGATTAGTCTGGATGACGGGAAATTTAAACGCCAGGTTTTTATCAACCGCCCGGATATGGGATTACATATACCGCCTGGTATTTGGGCTAGTGAAATGAATTTTTCATCAGGCGCTATTTGCCTGGTTTTGGCATCGCATAGCTATGATGAGAATGATTATATAAGAGATTACCAGGTTTTTTTAAATTTTAGAAATGGCTCAAATCCATCCTTCGGCGGAGGTCCAATCTGA
- a CDS encoding sugar 3,4-ketoisomerase produces MSLKPDIIQLPKVLDKRGNLSFFEHPRQLPFSIARTYWIYDVPGGETRGGHAFKVQQEFIVALSGSFDVVLHDGEKEQVFSLNRSYYGLYVPQMYWRHMENFSTNSLALIVSDRAYDASDYIRDFVEYKRLKND; encoded by the coding sequence ATGAGTTTGAAACCAGATATAATACAGCTGCCTAAAGTACTTGATAAACGAGGGAATCTCTCTTTTTTTGAACACCCCCGTCAATTGCCTTTTAGCATTGCTCGTACTTATTGGATTTACGATGTGCCTGGCGGTGAAACCAGGGGAGGACATGCCTTTAAGGTGCAGCAGGAGTTTATTGTTGCCTTATCCGGTAGCTTTGATGTGGTGTTGCACGATGGTGAAAAGGAGCAGGTGTTTTCTTTGAATAGAAGCTATTACGGTTTATACGTTCCTCAGATGTATTGGAGACATATGGAGAATTTCTCTACGAATTCTCTTGCGTTAATTGTATCTGATAGAGCTTATGATGCATCTGATTATATCAGGGATTTCGTGGAATATAAACGGCTGAAAAATGACTAA
- a CDS encoding Gfo/Idh/MocA family protein yields the protein MSGKTRFSVIGYGHMGKRHASVIGEHPDCELMAVVDMHPQQELPGIPFYKDLDHFLESLTAAATDVVVIATPNGLHAQQALKCLDAGKHVLIEKPMALNKADAEAILAKAADVQRQVFVMMQNRFSPVSAWLKEVVDSGVLGKIFLVQVNCFWNRDDRYYKKGSWHGTKELDGGVLFTQFSHFIDLLLWCFGDVTNIQAKLANFNHGNAIEIEDTGTVQFDFVNGGLGCLSYTTAVWDKNLESSVTVIAENGSVKVGGQYMDKVAFCHIKDYALSERRFPDMEDGDTGRANHYFVLEKIRNVLKSGAGITAEASGGLKVVDIVQNIYKTETI from the coding sequence GTGAGTGGGAAAACAAGATTTTCGGTTATTGGGTATGGACATATGGGAAAACGGCATGCAAGTGTGATTGGGGAACACCCTGATTGCGAACTGATGGCAGTTGTGGACATGCACCCGCAGCAGGAATTACCAGGGATTCCTTTTTATAAGGATCTGGATCACTTTTTGGAATCCCTCACTGCTGCAGCAACCGATGTGGTTGTAATTGCTACACCCAACGGGCTACACGCGCAACAGGCATTAAAATGTTTAGATGCCGGGAAGCACGTATTGATTGAAAAGCCGATGGCGCTGAACAAGGCCGATGCCGAGGCGATCCTCGCAAAGGCTGCTGATGTGCAGCGACAGGTATTTGTAATGATGCAGAACCGGTTCAGCCCTGTAAGTGCCTGGTTAAAGGAGGTGGTGGATAGCGGTGTGCTGGGGAAGATTTTTTTAGTTCAGGTCAATTGTTTCTGGAACCGGGATGACCGCTATTATAAAAAAGGAAGCTGGCATGGCACCAAAGAGCTGGATGGCGGCGTATTATTTACGCAGTTCAGTCATTTTATTGACCTGCTGTTGTGGTGTTTTGGAGATGTGACCAATATTCAGGCAAAACTGGCCAATTTCAATCATGGCAATGCCATTGAAATAGAAGATACAGGAACAGTTCAATTTGATTTTGTAAACGGAGGTCTTGGCTGTTTGAGTTATACCACAGCGGTATGGGATAAAAACCTGGAGAGCAGTGTCACGGTGATTGCGGAAAACGGGTCGGTAAAAGTGGGAGGGCAGTATATGGATAAAGTAGCGTTTTGTCACATCAAAGACTACGCACTTTCCGAAAGAAGGTTCCCGGATATGGAAGATGGTGATACGGGACGGGCCAATCATTATTTTGTTTTAGAAAAAATCAGAAACGTACTGAAATCGGGGGCCGGTATTACAGCAGAAGCCAGCGGAGGGTTAAAGGTGGTTGATATCGTTCAGAATATTTATAAAACGGAAACCATATGA
- a CDS encoding acyltransferase: protein MMSPNFFAHPSAVIDEGCVIGAGTKIWHFSHIMTGCTIGDHCNLGQNVMIASKVFLGNHVRVQNNVSIYEGVICEDEVFLGPSVVFTNVINPRSAISRKNEFKQTLVKKGATIGANATVVCGNIIGAYAFIGAGAVVTKDVPAYALVVGNPARQTGWMSEYGQKLQFDATGIAICPESGVTYELRSGAVYKKS from the coding sequence ATGATGTCTCCAAACTTCTTCGCACACCCTTCTGCTGTTATCGATGAAGGTTGCGTTATTGGTGCAGGTACTAAGATCTGGCACTTTTCGCATATTATGACAGGATGCACGATCGGAGACCATTGTAATCTTGGTCAAAATGTAATGATCGCTTCCAAAGTGTTTCTTGGCAATCACGTGCGGGTGCAGAACAATGTATCCATCTATGAAGGAGTAATCTGTGAGGATGAAGTATTCCTGGGGCCCAGTGTGGTTTTTACAAATGTAATTAACCCGCGCAGCGCGATTAGCAGAAAAAATGAGTTTAAGCAGACGCTTGTTAAGAAAGGTGCAACCATAGGCGCCAATGCAACCGTCGTTTGTGGAAATATAATCGGTGCATATGCTTTTATTGGTGCGGGCGCCGTGGTCACTAAAGATGTACCGGCCTATGCTCTGGTAGTGGGAAACCCGGCACGCCAGACGGGCTGGATGAGTGAGTACGGGCAGAAGCTGCAATTTGATGCTACAGGAATAGCGATTTGCCCGGAAAGTGGTGTAACATACGAACTGAGAAGCGGAGCAGTATATAAAAAGTCTTAA
- a CDS encoding WxcM-like domain-containing protein: MNVQLLQGGQHTDQRGSLLFNNGFDASPVKRIYTIEHNNTSLIRGWMGHEIENRWFTVVSGGFQVKVKPVSDWLQPELDEKDTAVFTLKAGALDVLHIPPGHIFSLQALEPSSKILVMADHPVGTTNDEHRYPV; encoded by the coding sequence ATGAACGTACAACTTTTACAGGGAGGACAGCATACAGACCAACGGGGTTCGCTGCTGTTTAACAATGGTTTTGATGCAAGCCCGGTAAAAAGGATTTATACCATCGAACATAATAATACCTCGCTGATCCGGGGATGGATGGGGCATGAAATTGAAAACCGGTGGTTCACGGTCGTAAGCGGCGGGTTCCAGGTAAAAGTTAAGCCTGTTAGCGACTGGCTGCAACCGGAGCTGGATGAAAAGGATACGGCTGTTTTTACTTTAAAAGCCGGGGCCCTGGATGTGTTGCATATACCTCCGGGACATATTTTTTCTTTACAGGCATTGGAACCCAGCTCAAAAATCCTGGTGATGGCCGATCACCCGGTGGGTACTACCAATGATGAGCACCGGTACCCTGTTTAG
- the rfbA gene encoding glucose-1-phosphate thymidylyltransferase RfbA, with protein MKGIILAGGSGTRLYPITKAISKQLMAIYDKPMIYYPLSILMMAGIREILIITTPEDQPGFKRLLGDGARIGCRFEFAVQEQPNGLAQAFVIGADFIGTDKVALVLGDNIFHGVGLGSQLKKLTDVEGGYVFAYQVSDPERYGVVEFDENKVAQSIEEKPAVPKSNYAVPGLYFYDNTVVDIARNLKPSPRGEYEITDVNKEYLKKGLLQVAVLDRGTAWLDTGTFDSLTDAAEFVRVIEKRQGLKIGCIEEIAYRNGFISKAQLDLLADELAKSGYGDYLRKIK; from the coding sequence ATGAAAGGAATCATTTTAGCGGGCGGATCGGGCACCCGCTTATATCCCATTACAAAAGCAATCAGTAAGCAGCTGATGGCAATCTACGATAAACCCATGATCTACTACCCGCTTTCTATACTGATGATGGCGGGAATCCGAGAGATCCTTATTATCACTACACCAGAAGATCAGCCAGGATTTAAACGCCTGCTCGGTGACGGAGCCCGTATCGGTTGCCGTTTTGAATTTGCTGTGCAGGAGCAACCCAATGGCTTGGCGCAGGCCTTTGTGATCGGGGCCGATTTTATCGGTACGGATAAAGTAGCGTTGGTGCTGGGTGATAATATTTTTCACGGAGTAGGACTCGGGTCTCAATTAAAAAAGCTGACCGATGTGGAAGGCGGGTATGTGTTTGCCTACCAGGTATCGGATCCTGAACGGTATGGCGTGGTAGAATTTGATGAGAATAAGGTAGCGCAATCGATCGAAGAAAAGCCGGCGGTGCCCAAGTCTAATTATGCGGTGCCGGGACTTTATTTTTATGACAATACTGTAGTGGACATTGCAAGAAATCTGAAACCTTCTCCTCGTGGAGAATATGAGATCACCGATGTAAATAAAGAATACCTGAAGAAGGGCCTGCTGCAGGTGGCGGTACTGGACCGGGGAACGGCCTGGCTGGATACAGGCACCTTTGATTCACTAACCGATGCAGCCGAGTTTGTGCGGGTAATTGAGAAACGGCAGGGATTAAAGATCGGATGCATTGAAGAGATCGCTTATCGTAACGGATTTATCAGTAAGGCACAGTTAGACTTGTTGGCGGATGAACTGGCCAAAAGCGGTTACGGAGATTATTTGAGAAAGATAAAATAA
- the rfbB gene encoding dTDP-glucose 4,6-dehydratase: MSRKIIITGGAGFIGSHVVRLFVTKYPAYTIVNLDALTYAGNLENLRDIENLPNYIFEKINIVDAAAVKAVFEKHQPDGVIHLAAESHVDRSIAAPLDFVYTNVIGTVNLLNAARELWKDNHQDKRFHHVSTDEVYGALGETGFFTEATKYDPHSPYSASKAASDHFVCAYSDTYGLPVVLTNCSNNYGPNHFPEKLIPLMIHNIIHNKPLPVYGDGKYTRDWLYVIDHARAIDLVFHQGAVGEKYNVGGFNEWKNIDLVKLLCKQMDEKLGRPAGTSEQLITFVKDRPGHDLRYAIDASKINKELGWMPSVTFEEGLSKTIDWYLENKEWLNHVTSGAYQAYYEQQYTH, from the coding sequence ATGTCAAGAAAAATTATCATTACCGGCGGAGCGGGATTTATCGGATCCCATGTAGTGCGGTTGTTTGTAACAAAGTATCCGGCGTATACCATTGTCAACCTGGATGCGCTTACTTATGCGGGCAATCTTGAAAATCTCCGGGATATTGAAAACCTCCCGAATTATATTTTTGAAAAAATTAATATCGTTGACGCAGCGGCGGTGAAAGCGGTTTTTGAAAAACATCAGCCGGATGGCGTGATTCACCTGGCAGCAGAGAGTCATGTAGACCGTTCGATCGCCGCTCCCCTGGACTTTGTCTATACCAATGTGATCGGAACCGTAAACCTGCTGAACGCTGCCAGGGAATTGTGGAAAGATAACCATCAGGATAAACGGTTCCACCATGTTTCTACGGACGAGGTATACGGCGCATTGGGAGAAACGGGGTTCTTTACCGAAGCAACCAAATATGATCCGCATTCCCCGTACTCTGCTTCCAAAGCTGCTTCCGATCACTTCGTATGTGCCTATTCTGACACCTACGGCTTACCGGTGGTGTTGACCAATTGCTCTAATAACTACGGGCCCAATCATTTTCCGGAGAAACTGATCCCGTTAATGATCCATAACATCATCCACAACAAGCCACTGCCGGTATATGGCGACGGCAAATACACGCGCGACTGGTTATATGTGATTGATCATGCCCGGGCAATAGACCTGGTATTTCATCAGGGGGCGGTTGGTGAAAAATACAACGTGGGTGGTTTTAATGAATGGAAAAATATCGACCTGGTGAAACTACTGTGCAAACAGATGGATGAAAAGCTCGGCCGTCCTGCAGGTACCAGTGAACAGCTCATCACGTTTGTAAAAGACCGGCCGGGGCATGACCTGCGTTATGCGATTGATGCCAGTAAGATCAATAAAGAGCTGGGCTGGATGCCTTCCGTCACTTTTGAGGAAGGACTATCCAAAACGATCGATTGGTATTTGGAGAACAAGGAATGGCTGAACCATGTGACCAGCGGGGCGTACCAGGCGTATTACGAACAGCAATATACGCATTAG